In Nocardia asteroides, a single genomic region encodes these proteins:
- the metH gene encoding methionine synthase encodes MSASRFDTTLLDTLARRVVIGDGAMGTMLQAAELTLDDFRGLEGCNEILNETRPDVLRHIHRAYFEAGADAVETNTFGCNLSNLADYDIADRIRDLSERGTRLAREVADEMGPGADGTPRYVLGSMGPGTKLPTLGHAPYAALRDAYTEAALGMLDGGADAILIETCQDLLQVKAAVVGSRHAMTSAGRRIPIITHVTVETTGTMLVGSEIGAALTAIEPLGVDMIGLNCATGPAEMSEHLRHLSRHARLPVSVMPNAGLPVLGKHGAEYPLSPEELAIALRDFVSEFGLALVGGCCGTTPEHIRQVSAAVREVERALPPIAERRHPEPEPSVSSMYTAVPFEQDASVLMIGERTNANGSKAFRDAMLAGDWQRCLEIAKDQTRDGAHMLDLCVDYVGRDGAADMNELAGRLATASTLPIMLDSTETPVLRAGLEHLGGRCAVNSVNYEDGAGPESRFQQTMALVAEHGAAVVALTIDEEGQARTAAKKVEIAERLITDITTNWGLHESDIIVDTLTFTLGTGQEESRRDGLETIEAIRELKRRHPAVQTTLGLSNISFGLNPAARQVLNSVFMHECVQAGLDSAIVHASKILPIARIQEDQRQAALDLVYDRRREGYDPLQTLMELFEGVSTASSRASRAEEMAALPLFERLARRIVDGDRNGLEPDLDEAMREVPPLQIVNETLLSGMKTVGELFGSGQMQLPFVLQSAEVMKTAVAYLEPHMEATDDSGKGRIVLATVKGDVHDIGKNLVDIILSNNGYEVVNLGIKQPIATILDAAVDKKADVIGMSGLLVKSTVIMKENLEELNTRGVADQFPVLLGGAALTRSYVENDLTAVYRGDVHYARDAFEGLRLMDTIMTRKRGGGPDPDSPEAIAEREKAAERRARHERSRRIAEERKAKEVPVEVPARSDVAAELPVPVPPFWGTRVIKGLALHEYSGLLDERALFLGQWGLRGQRGGEGPSYEELVESEGRPRLRAWLERLSTEGVLQHAAVVYGYFPAVSDGDDVIVLTEPRPDAPERYRFTFPRQQRDRFLCIADFIRSREHAERTGQVDVFPFQLVTMGQPIADFANQLFAGDNYRDYLEVHGIGVQLTEALAEYWHRRVREELVLEGHAVAESDPDDVQEYFKLGYRGARFSFGYGACPELEDRAKLVDLLAAERIGVRLSEELQLHPEQSTDAFVLLHPEAKYFNA; translated from the coding sequence ATGTCTGCGTCCCGGTTCGACACCACCCTGCTGGATACCCTCGCGCGCCGCGTCGTGATCGGCGACGGGGCGATGGGCACCATGCTGCAGGCCGCGGAGCTCACCCTCGACGACTTCCGCGGTCTGGAGGGCTGTAACGAGATCCTGAACGAGACCAGACCGGACGTGTTGCGCCACATCCACCGGGCCTACTTCGAGGCGGGCGCCGACGCGGTCGAGACCAACACCTTCGGCTGCAACCTGTCCAACCTCGCCGACTACGACATCGCCGACCGGATCCGCGATCTCTCCGAGCGCGGCACCAGGCTGGCCCGCGAGGTCGCCGACGAGATGGGGCCGGGCGCCGACGGCACGCCGCGCTACGTGCTCGGCTCGATGGGGCCGGGCACCAAGCTGCCCACCCTCGGCCACGCCCCCTACGCCGCGCTGCGCGACGCCTACACCGAGGCCGCGCTCGGCATGCTGGACGGCGGCGCCGACGCCATCCTCATCGAAACCTGCCAGGACCTGCTGCAGGTCAAGGCGGCGGTGGTGGGCAGCAGGCACGCCATGACGAGCGCGGGCCGCCGGATCCCGATCATCACCCACGTCACCGTCGAGACCACCGGCACCATGCTGGTCGGCAGCGAGATCGGCGCCGCGCTGACGGCGATCGAGCCGCTCGGCGTCGACATGATCGGGCTGAACTGCGCCACCGGCCCGGCCGAGATGAGCGAGCACCTGCGGCACCTCTCCCGGCACGCGCGGCTGCCGGTCTCGGTCATGCCGAACGCCGGGCTCCCGGTCCTCGGCAAGCACGGCGCCGAGTACCCGCTCTCCCCGGAGGAGCTGGCGATCGCGCTGCGCGATTTCGTCAGCGAGTTCGGGCTGGCGCTGGTCGGCGGCTGCTGCGGGACGACGCCGGAGCACATCCGGCAGGTGAGCGCGGCGGTGCGCGAGGTCGAGCGGGCGCTGCCGCCGATCGCGGAGCGCAGGCACCCGGAGCCGGAGCCGAGCGTCTCCAGCATGTACACCGCGGTCCCGTTCGAGCAGGACGCCAGCGTCCTGATGATCGGCGAGCGCACCAATGCCAACGGCTCCAAGGCCTTCCGCGACGCCATGCTGGCGGGCGACTGGCAGCGGTGCCTGGAGATCGCCAAGGACCAGACCCGCGACGGCGCGCACATGCTCGACCTCTGCGTCGACTACGTCGGCCGGGACGGCGCCGCCGACATGAACGAACTGGCGGGCAGGCTCGCCACCGCCTCGACGCTGCCGATCATGCTCGACTCCACCGAGACCCCGGTGCTGCGCGCCGGGCTGGAGCACCTGGGCGGGCGCTGCGCGGTCAACTCGGTGAACTACGAGGACGGCGCCGGGCCGGAGTCGCGGTTCCAGCAGACCATGGCGCTGGTCGCCGAGCACGGCGCCGCGGTGGTCGCGCTGACCATCGACGAGGAGGGCCAGGCCCGCACCGCCGCCAAGAAGGTGGAGATCGCCGAGCGGCTGATCACCGACATCACCACCAACTGGGGGCTGCACGAGTCCGACATCATCGTCGACACCCTGACCTTCACCCTCGGCACCGGGCAGGAGGAGTCGCGCAGGGACGGCCTGGAGACCATCGAGGCGATCCGCGAGCTCAAGCGCAGGCACCCCGCGGTGCAGACCACGCTCGGCCTGTCGAACATCTCCTTCGGGCTCAACCCCGCCGCCAGGCAGGTGCTGAACTCGGTCTTCATGCACGAGTGCGTCCAGGCCGGGCTGGATTCGGCGATCGTGCACGCCTCCAAGATCCTGCCCATCGCGCGGATCCAGGAGGATCAGCGCCAGGCCGCGCTCGACCTGGTCTACGACCGGCGGCGCGAGGGGTACGACCCGCTGCAGACGCTGATGGAGCTGTTCGAGGGCGTCTCCACCGCGTCCTCGCGCGCCTCGCGGGCGGAGGAGATGGCGGCGCTGCCGCTCTTCGAGCGGCTGGCGCGGCGGATCGTGGACGGCGACCGGAACGGCCTGGAGCCGGATCTGGACGAGGCCATGCGCGAGGTGCCGCCGCTGCAGATCGTCAACGAGACGCTGCTGTCCGGGATGAAGACCGTCGGCGAGCTGTTCGGCTCCGGGCAGATGCAGCTGCCGTTCGTGCTGCAGTCGGCCGAGGTGATGAAGACCGCGGTCGCCTACCTGGAGCCGCACATGGAGGCCACCGACGACAGCGGCAAGGGCCGGATCGTGCTCGCCACGGTCAAGGGCGACGTGCACGACATCGGCAAGAACCTGGTCGACATCATCCTCTCCAACAACGGCTACGAGGTGGTCAACCTCGGCATCAAGCAGCCGATCGCGACCATCCTCGACGCCGCCGTGGACAAGAAGGCCGACGTCATCGGGATGTCCGGGCTGCTGGTGAAGTCGACGGTGATCATGAAGGAGAACCTGGAGGAGCTCAACACCAGGGGTGTGGCCGACCAGTTCCCGGTCCTGCTCGGCGGCGCCGCGCTCACCCGCTCCTACGTGGAGAACGACCTCACCGCCGTCTACCGGGGCGACGTGCACTACGCCAGGGACGCCTTCGAGGGGCTGCGGCTGATGGACACCATCATGACCCGCAAGCGCGGCGGCGGCCCCGACCCGGACAGCCCGGAGGCGATCGCCGAACGCGAGAAGGCGGCCGAGCGCAGGGCGCGGCACGAGCGCTCCCGGCGGATCGCCGAGGAGCGCAAGGCCAAGGAGGTGCCGGTCGAGGTGCCCGCCCGCTCCGACGTGGCCGCCGAGCTGCCGGTGCCGGTGCCGCCGTTCTGGGGGACCAGGGTGATCAAGGGGCTCGCGCTGCACGAGTACTCCGGGCTGCTGGACGAGCGCGCGCTCTTCCTCGGCCAGTGGGGGCTGCGCGGCCAGCGCGGCGGCGAGGGGCCGAGCTACGAGGAGCTGGTGGAGTCGGAGGGAAGGCCGCGGCTGCGCGCCTGGCTGGAGCGGCTCAGCACCGAGGGCGTGCTGCAGCACGCGGCGGTCGTCTACGGCTACTTCCCCGCGGTCTCCGACGGCGACGACGTGATCGTGCTGACCGAGCCGCGCCCGGACGCCCCCGAGCGCTACCGCTTCACCTTCCCGCGCCAGCAGCGCGACCGCTTCCTCTGCATCGCGGATTTCATCCGCTCCCGCGAGCACGCGGAGCGGACCGGGCAGGTGGACGTGTTCCCCTTCCAGCTGGTGACGATGGGGCAGCCGATCGCCGACTTCGCCAACCAGCTCTTCGCCGGCGACAACTACCGCGACTACCTCGAGGTGCACGGCATCGGCGTGCAGCTCACCGAGGCGCTGGCCGAGTACTGGCACCGGCGGGTCCGCGAGGAGCTGGTGCTGGAGGGGCACGCGGTCGCCGAGTCCGACCCGGACGACGTGCAGGAGTACTTCAAGCTCGGGTACCGCGGCGCGCGCTTCTCCTTCGGCTACGGCG
- a CDS encoding PAC2 family protein yields MNRSETPDSELPTLRDPVLVAAFEGWNDAGDAASGAVEHLELIWDAEPLAELDSEDYYDYQVNRPTVRQVDGVTREIQWPSTSLSVCSPPGSDKDIVLLRGIEPNMRWRSFCADLLEFIEQLGVQTVVILGALLADTPHTRPVPVTGSAYSPEAAERFALEQTRYEGPTGITGVLQDQCVRAGVPAVSFWAAVPHYISQPPNPKATIALLHRVEEVLDIEVPLGELPKQAEEWEETVNEMTEGDEEISEYVRSLEERGDAAVDLNEAISKIDGDAIAAEFEKYLRRRGPGNFGL; encoded by the coding sequence GTGAACCGCAGTGAAACTCCCGATTCGGAACTGCCGACGTTGCGGGATCCGGTGCTCGTCGCGGCCTTCGAGGGCTGGAACGACGCGGGCGATGCCGCCAGCGGCGCGGTGGAGCACCTGGAACTGATCTGGGACGCCGAACCGCTCGCCGAGCTCGACTCCGAGGACTACTACGACTACCAGGTCAACCGGCCGACGGTGCGTCAGGTGGACGGCGTCACCCGGGAGATCCAGTGGCCGTCGACCTCGCTGTCGGTGTGCTCGCCGCCCGGCAGCGACAAGGACATCGTGCTGCTGCGCGGCATCGAGCCGAACATGCGCTGGCGCAGCTTCTGCGCCGATCTGCTGGAGTTCATCGAGCAGCTCGGGGTGCAGACCGTGGTGATTCTCGGCGCGCTGCTCGCCGACACCCCGCACACCAGGCCGGTCCCGGTCACCGGCTCGGCCTACAGCCCCGAGGCCGCCGAGCGCTTCGCCCTGGAGCAGACCCGCTACGAGGGCCCCACCGGCATCACCGGCGTCCTGCAGGACCAGTGCGTGCGGGCGGGCGTCCCCGCCGTCTCGTTCTGGGCCGCGGTCCCGCACTACATCTCGCAGCCGCCCAACCCCAAGGCCACCATCGCCCTGCTGCACCGGGTCGAGGAGGTGCTCGACATCGAGGTGCCGCTCGGCGAGCTGCCCAAGCAGGCCGAGGAGTGGGAGGAGACGGTCAACGAGATGACCGAGGGCGACGAGGAGATCAGCGAGTACGTGCGCTCGCTGGAGGAGCGCGGCGACGCCGCGGTCGACCTCAACGAGGCCATCTCCAAGATCGACGGCGACGCCATCGCGGCCGAGTTCGAGAAGTACCTGCGGCGCCGGGGGCCGGGGAACTTCGGGCTGTGA
- a CDS encoding XRE family transcriptional regulator, with protein MRAKSAHNLPTDSTLLRNWRRWEAGESKPDDFYAPIIAAAFDSAAASFFPKARPNRDDELLSATGMDTLEFVGRLRISDVSGSTLDAVRITAERLCCEYAYADPIELHSEGTAWLRRIAALLDGRLTLAQHREILSLAGWVALLVGCVEYDLGKRASAESTRQAALSLGTESENPEIMGWAAEMASWFALTQGNYRGAIEAAEPLMDACRGYGVGVQLAAQQAKGWARLGDRARVETALERGRAILDQLEHPADLDNHFVVDPQKFDFYAMDCSRVVGDDRAARAYAKEVIRDSFRVDGTVRNPMRAAEAHLTLAVLAARERDLERALAEAELAFGHDRRSLPSLGWIAGELAREITDRFPGDPRGQDYLDQLRALARV; from the coding sequence ATGCGTGCCAAGTCCGCGCACAATCTGCCGACCGACAGCACGCTGCTGCGCAATTGGCGCAGGTGGGAGGCGGGTGAGTCGAAGCCGGACGACTTCTACGCCCCCATCATCGCAGCGGCCTTCGACTCCGCGGCGGCCTCGTTCTTCCCGAAGGCCAGGCCGAACCGGGACGACGAGCTGCTCTCCGCGACCGGCATGGACACCCTCGAATTCGTCGGCAGGCTGCGGATATCGGATGTCTCCGGCTCCACGCTGGACGCGGTGCGGATCACCGCGGAGCGGCTTTGCTGCGAGTACGCCTACGCCGACCCGATCGAGCTGCACAGCGAGGGCACCGCCTGGCTGCGACGGATCGCCGCCCTGCTCGACGGCAGGCTCACCCTCGCCCAGCACCGGGAAATCCTCTCCCTGGCGGGCTGGGTGGCACTGCTGGTCGGCTGCGTGGAGTACGACCTCGGCAAGCGGGCCTCCGCAGAATCCACCCGGCAAGCGGCGCTGTCGCTCGGCACCGAGTCGGAGAACCCGGAGATCATGGGCTGGGCGGCCGAGATGGCGTCGTGGTTCGCGCTCACCCAGGGCAACTACCGCGGCGCGATCGAGGCCGCGGAGCCGCTCATGGACGCGTGCCGCGGCTACGGGGTCGGGGTGCAGCTGGCCGCGCAGCAGGCCAAGGGCTGGGCCCGGCTCGGCGACCGGGCCAGGGTGGAGACGGCGCTGGAGCGCGGCCGCGCGATCCTCGACCAGCTCGAGCACCCCGCCGACCTGGACAACCACTTCGTGGTCGACCCGCAGAAGTTCGACTTCTACGCCATGGACTGCAGCCGGGTGGTCGGCGACGACCGCGCCGCGCGGGCCTACGCCAAGGAGGTCATCCGGGATTCGTTCCGGGTGGACGGCACCGTCCGCAACCCCATGCGCGCCGCCGAAGCGCACCTGACCCTGGCCGTGCTCGCCGCCCGCGAGCGCGACCTGGAGCGCGCGCTGGCCGAGGCCGAGCTGGCATTCGGGCACGATCGGCGCTCGCTGCCCTCGCTCGGCTGGATCGCCGGGGAGCTGGCGCGCGAGATCACTGATCGTTTTCCCGGGGATCCACGCGGCCAGGACTATCTGGACCAGCTCCGGGCGCTGGCCCGGGTGTAG
- a CDS encoding M15 family metallopeptidase: MDQREGIGSATGTEGLSPALALAYTLAEGEAHAEGVPLSITSGYRSPAEQQALWDDGLATYGSQGEARRWVLPPDESTHVSGDAIDVGPQQGAQWLEADGYRWGLCRTFDNEWWHFELATAPGTACPARIPDASARN; this comes from the coding sequence ATCGATCAGCGCGAGGGGATCGGCTCGGCCACCGGCACCGAGGGGCTGAGCCCGGCGCTCGCCCTGGCCTACACGCTGGCCGAGGGCGAGGCGCACGCCGAGGGCGTACCGCTCTCGATCACCTCCGGGTACCGCAGCCCGGCCGAGCAGCAGGCGCTCTGGGACGACGGCCTAGCCACCTACGGCAGCCAGGGGGAGGCGCGGCGCTGGGTGCTGCCGCCCGACGAATCCACGCACGTCAGCGGGGACGCGATCGACGTCGGGCCGCAGCAGGGCGCGCAGTGGCTGGAGGCCGACGGCTACCGCTGGGGGCTCTGCCGCACCTTCGACAACGAGTGGTGGCACTTCGAGCTCGCCACCGCGCCGGGTACGGCGTGCCCGGCGCGTATCCCGGACGCGAGCGCCAGGAACTGA
- a CDS encoding fumarate hydratase: MTAPEFRYSDLLPIGADETPYRLLTTEGVSTVEAGGRTFLQVEPEALRLLTAEAMHDISHYLRPAHLRQLRRIIDDPEASGNDRFVALDLLKNVNISAGGILPMCQDTGTAIVMGKKSEGVLTGADDAEWISRGVFDAYTKLNLRYSQLAPITMWDEKNTGSNLPAQVELYSAPGDPANPAYKFLFMAKGGGSANKSFLYQETKAVLNPARMLEFLDEKIRSLGTAACPPYHLAVVIGGTSAEFALKTAKYASAHYLDSLPTEGSPAGHAFRDLELEEEVFKLTQSFGIGAQFGGKYFCHDVRVVRLPRHGASCPVALAVSCSADRQALAKITAEGVFLEQLEREPAQYLPEQTDEILGGDVVRIDLNRPMADIRAELSKYPVKTRLSLSGPLVVARDIAHAKIKDRLDAGEPMPQYLRDMAVYYAGPAKTPDGYASGSFGPTTAGRMDSYVDQFQAAGGSHVMLAKGNRSAQVTRACKEHGGFYLGSIGGPAARLALDCIKSVEVLEYQELGMEAVWKIEVEDFPAFIVVDDKGNDFFAETQKPIALRVRTRSAERV; this comes from the coding sequence GTGACCGCGCCCGAGTTCCGCTATTCCGATCTGCTGCCGATCGGCGCCGACGAGACGCCGTACCGGTTGCTCACCACCGAGGGTGTCTCCACCGTCGAGGCCGGTGGCCGCACCTTCCTGCAGGTCGAGCCCGAGGCGCTGCGGCTGCTGACCGCGGAGGCGATGCACGACATCAGCCACTACCTGCGCCCGGCGCATCTGCGGCAACTGCGGCGGATCATCGACGATCCGGAGGCGAGCGGCAACGACCGGTTCGTCGCGCTGGATCTGCTCAAGAACGTGAACATCTCGGCGGGCGGGATTCTGCCCATGTGCCAGGACACCGGCACCGCCATCGTGATGGGCAAGAAGTCCGAGGGTGTGCTGACCGGCGCGGACGATGCCGAGTGGATCAGCCGGGGTGTGTTCGACGCCTACACGAAGCTGAACCTGCGGTACTCGCAGCTGGCGCCGATCACCATGTGGGACGAGAAGAACACCGGGTCGAACCTGCCCGCGCAGGTGGAGCTGTACTCGGCGCCGGGTGATCCGGCGAACCCGGCCTACAAGTTCCTGTTCATGGCGAAGGGCGGTGGCTCGGCGAACAAGTCCTTCCTGTACCAGGAGACCAAGGCGGTGCTGAACCCCGCGCGGATGCTGGAGTTCCTGGACGAGAAGATCCGGTCGCTCGGCACCGCGGCGTGCCCGCCCTATCACCTGGCCGTGGTGATCGGCGGCACCAGTGCGGAGTTCGCGCTCAAGACCGCGAAGTACGCCTCCGCGCACTACCTGGACTCGCTGCCGACCGAGGGCTCGCCGGCCGGGCACGCCTTCCGTGATCTGGAGCTGGAAGAAGAGGTCTTCAAGCTCACCCAGTCGTTCGGGATCGGGGCGCAGTTCGGCGGCAAGTACTTCTGCCACGACGTGCGGGTGGTGCGGTTGCCGCGGCACGGGGCGAGTTGCCCGGTGGCGCTCGCGGTGTCGTGCTCCGCCGACCGGCAGGCGCTGGCGAAGATCACCGCGGAGGGTGTGTTCCTGGAGCAGCTCGAGCGGGAGCCCGCGCAGTACCTGCCGGAGCAGACCGACGAGATTCTCGGCGGCGACGTGGTGCGCATCGACCTGAACCGGCCGATGGCGGATATTCGCGCGGAGCTGTCGAAGTACCCGGTGAAGACGCGGCTCTCGCTGAGCGGGCCGCTGGTGGTGGCGCGGGACATCGCGCACGCGAAGATCAAGGATCGGCTGGACGCGGGCGAGCCGATGCCGCAGTACCTGCGGGATATGGCCGTGTACTACGCCGGGCCGGCCAAGACGCCGGACGGGTACGCCTCCGGGTCCTTCGGGCCGACCACCGCGGGCCGGATGGATTCCTACGTGGACCAGTTCCAGGCGGCGGGCGGCTCGCACGTCATGCTGGCCAAGGGGAATCGTTCGGCGCAGGTGACCAGGGCGTGCAAGGAGCACGGCGGGTTCTACCTGGGGTCGATCGGCGGGCCCGCGGCTCGGCTGGCGCTGGACTGCATCAAGTCGGTCGAGGTGCTGGAGTATCAGGAGCTCGGCATGGAGGCGGTGTGGAAGATCGAGGTCGAGGACTTCCCGGCCTTCATCGTCGTCGACGACAAGGGGAACGACTTCTTCGCGGAGACGCAGAAGCCGATCGCGCTGCGGGTGCGGACCCGGTCCGCCGAGCGGGTCTGA
- a CDS encoding MarR family winged helix-turn-helix transcriptional regulator, whose protein sequence is MTDPQWLDDLEMRAWLGYVRTRDLVAAAVGRDSTRDSNLTFAEYSVMAYLSLSGESLTFAELAAKLEWSQSRLSHQITRMERRGLVAREPLPDDARRTAARLTPDGILALGDAAPMHVGSVRRNMIDVLDRDQLSALADIYDTLLAHHRRSANP, encoded by the coding sequence GTGACCGACCCACAGTGGCTCGACGACCTGGAGATGCGGGCGTGGCTCGGGTACGTGCGCACCCGGGATCTGGTCGCCGCGGCGGTCGGGCGGGACTCGACCCGGGACTCGAACCTGACCTTCGCCGAGTACTCGGTCATGGCCTATCTCTCGCTCAGCGGGGAGTCGCTGACCTTCGCCGAGCTGGCGGCGAAGCTGGAGTGGTCGCAGAGCCGGCTGTCGCACCAGATCACCCGCATGGAGCGGCGCGGGCTGGTCGCCCGTGAGCCGCTCCCCGACGATGCGCGCCGCACCGCCGCCCGGCTCACCCCCGACGGAATACTGGCCCTGGGTGACGCGGCGCCGATGCACGTCGGGAGCGTGCGGCGGAACATGATCGACGTCCTGGACCGGGATCAGCTGTCCGCCCTCGCCGACATCTACGACACCCTCCTCGCCCATCACCGCCGCTCCGCGAATCCCTGA
- a CDS encoding VOC family protein yields the protein MTANLAHFALNADDIPATKTFYEKVLGWQFDAWGPPGFYKIRTGAGGIDGALQQRRSLIEGQPGGVECTFAVDDVDATARAVLAAGGTIVLERFTIAGVGHLIFFADPNGNAIGAMQFDPGAS from the coding sequence ATGACAGCGAACCTCGCGCATTTCGCGCTCAACGCGGACGACATCCCCGCCACCAAGACCTTCTACGAGAAGGTGCTCGGCTGGCAGTTCGACGCCTGGGGCCCGCCCGGCTTCTACAAGATCCGCACGGGAGCCGGCGGTATCGACGGCGCGCTACAGCAGCGCCGTTCGCTGATCGAGGGGCAGCCCGGCGGGGTGGAGTGCACCTTCGCGGTGGACGACGTGGACGCCACCGCCCGCGCCGTCCTGGCGGCGGGCGGCACCATCGTCCTGGAGCGCTTCACCATCGCAGGCGTCGGCCATCTGATCTTCTTCGCCGACCCGAACGGCAATGCCATCGGCGCCATGCAGTTCGACCCGGGCGCGAGCTGA
- a CDS encoding helix-turn-helix domain-containing protein codes for MSEKRHADEPLLRGYAVTHPAGRTALPVHPGWDRLVYTAAGTLSVRAGARLWTVPPHRALWLPDGVAAGMHNRYPAAVRVLYFAVRLGAARTEPGVLALTGFPRELLLHVVRVCPLDDADRGRAALLTVLLDQLRALPAADLDLAVPHDPDTGRAADLLRAEPGIAVGAVARTVGLSVRTLERRFRAETGMTLGAWRRRARILDTLEPLAAGVSVTRAGADAGYSTPSAFVAAFTRELGAPPRGFLRSG; via the coding sequence ATGTCGGAGAAACGACACGCGGACGAACCGCTGCTGCGCGGGTACGCCGTCACCCACCCCGCCGGCCGCACCGCCCTGCCGGTGCACCCCGGCTGGGATCGGCTGGTCTATACCGCCGCGGGCACGCTCTCGGTGCGGGCGGGCGCGCGGCTGTGGACCGTGCCGCCGCACCGCGCGCTCTGGCTGCCGGACGGGGTCGCCGCCGGCATGCACAATCGCTACCCGGCGGCCGTGCGCGTGCTCTACTTCGCCGTCCGGCTCGGCGCCGCCCGGACCGAGCCGGGCGTCCTCGCGCTCACCGGGTTTCCGCGCGAGCTGCTGCTGCACGTGGTCCGGGTCTGCCCGCTCGACGATGCCGACCGGGGCCGCGCCGCCCTGCTCACCGTGCTGCTCGACCAGTTGCGCGCACTGCCCGCCGCCGACCTCGACCTGGCCGTGCCGCACGACCCGGACACCGGCCGCGCCGCCGACCTGCTGCGCGCCGAGCCGGGGATCGCCGTCGGCGCCGTCGCCAGGACGGTCGGGCTCAGCGTCCGGACGCTGGAGCGCCGCTTCCGCGCCGAGACCGGCATGACGCTCGGCGCCTGGCGGCGCCGTGCGCGCATCCTGGACACCCTGGAGCCGCTGGCCGCCGGGGTGTCGGTGACCAGGGCCGGGGCGGACGCCGGGTACTCGACGCCCTCCGCCTTCGTCGCGGCCTTCACCCGCGAACTGGGCGCACCGCCCAGAGGTTTCCTGCGGAGCGGTTGA
- a CDS encoding ferredoxin reductase, with protein MDLLKWSKRPAADVDATRPPVNIVRGLVARATTPLLPDDYLRLINPLWTARELRGKVVDVVRETADSATVVIRPGWGFPATYRPGQYVGIGLQIGGRLHWRSYSLTSIGDTGDRTLSITVKANPDGFLSTHLVDGVEPGTIIRLAAPKGDFHLPEPVPGKILFVTAGSGITPVMAMLRSLTAHGQAPDIRHIHSAPTRDDVIFLDEMQSRADETDGYDLTLQLTREMGNFDAARLEEWVPDWRERDCWACGPPALLDAMEAEYEAGGLRNRLHTERFTIARTDHGGEGGTVHFAVSGKKAEIDGATTLLEAGENLGVALPFGCRMGICQTCVVPLAGGYARDLRSGEERREGERIQTCISTVSGECTLDL; from the coding sequence ATGGACCTGCTGAAGTGGAGTAAACGGCCGGCCGCGGACGTCGACGCGACGAGACCGCCGGTCAATATCGTGCGCGGGCTGGTGGCGCGGGCCACCACGCCGCTGCTCCCCGACGACTACCTGCGCCTGATCAACCCGCTCTGGACCGCGCGCGAACTGCGCGGCAAGGTGGTCGATGTCGTGCGGGAGACCGCCGACTCGGCCACCGTCGTGATCCGGCCGGGCTGGGGTTTCCCGGCGACCTATCGGCCGGGGCAGTACGTCGGCATCGGGTTGCAGATCGGGGGCCGCCTGCACTGGCGCTCCTACTCGCTCACCTCGATCGGCGACACCGGGGACAGGACGCTGTCGATCACGGTCAAGGCGAATCCCGACGGGTTCCTCTCGACCCACCTGGTCGACGGCGTCGAACCCGGCACGATCATCCGGCTGGCCGCGCCGAAGGGCGACTTCCACCTGCCCGAACCGGTGCCGGGGAAGATCCTGTTCGTGACCGCGGGCAGCGGGATCACCCCGGTGATGGCGATGCTCCGGTCGCTCACGGCCCACGGCCAGGCACCCGACATCCGGCACATCCACTCCGCGCCGACCCGCGACGACGTCATCTTCCTGGACGAGATGCAGTCCCGCGCGGACGAGACCGACGGCTACGACCTGACCCTGCAGCTCACCCGCGAGATGGGCAATTTCGACGCCGCGCGGCTCGAGGAGTGGGTGCCGGACTGGCGGGAGCGGGACTGCTGGGCGTGCGGGCCGCCCGCGCTGCTCGACGCCATGGAGGCGGAGTACGAGGCGGGCGGGCTGCGCAACCGCCTGCACACCGAGCGGTTCACGATCGCCCGGACCGACCACGGGGGCGAGGGCGGGACTGTGCACTTCGCCGTCTCCGGCAAGAAGGCCGAGATCGACGGCGCGACAACGCTGCTCGAGGCCGGGGAGAACCTGGGCGTCGCCCTTCCGTTCGGCTGCCGGATGGGCATCTGCCAGACCTGCGTCGTCCCGCTGGCGGGGGGATATGCCCGCGACCTCCGCTCCGGCGAGGAGCGGCGCGAAGGGGAACGAATTCAGACCTGCATCAGCACCGTGTCCGGAGAATGCACGCTCGACCTGTAG